The proteins below come from a single Leptotrichia sp. oral taxon 223 genomic window:
- a CDS encoding AAA family ATPase, whose amino-acid sequence MGKNEESEKKKNLPVGIDNFEVMIQNDYYYFDKTGLIEEILKTGMTH is encoded by the coding sequence TTGGGAAAAAATGAGGAATCAGAAAAAAAGAAAAATTTACCAGTTGGAATTGATAATTTTGAAGTAATGATACAAAATGATTACTATTATTTTGACAAGACTGGACTAATTGAAGAAATTCTGAAAACTGGAATGACGCATTAA
- a CDS encoding YigZ family protein has translation MKTVAKETVIEFEEKKSKFIGYIKPVSTVVEAEKFIDSIRKMHPNATHNVPLYRVVENGQEYFKYNDDGEPSSTAGKPMAEILNILDVYNVAIVATRYFGGIKLGAGGLIRNYAKTAKLAINEAEIVEYVEKSIFILDYDYEYTSEIETFLNANTLKFGIEILEKNYSNRVTVKISANDEIEHELNGLQKIIVIKM, from the coding sequence GTGAAAACTGTAGCAAAGGAAACGGTAATTGAATTTGAAGAAAAGAAGTCAAAGTTTATTGGGTATATTAAACCAGTTTCGACAGTAGTTGAAGCTGAAAAGTTTATTGATTCAATAAGAAAAATGCATCCAAATGCAACTCACAATGTTCCGCTTTACAGAGTGGTGGAAAATGGACAGGAATACTTTAAATACAATGATGACGGAGAGCCAAGCAGTACAGCGGGAAAACCGATGGCAGAAATACTTAATATTCTGGATGTATATAATGTGGCGATAGTTGCGACGAGATATTTTGGAGGAATAAAACTAGGGGCAGGCGGACTTATAAGAAATTATGCGAAAACTGCGAAATTAGCTATCAATGAGGCAGAAATTGTAGAATATGTGGAAAAATCCATTTTCATCCTAGATTATGATTATGAATATACTTCAGAAATAGAAACTTTTTTAAATGCAAATACACTAAAATTTGGAATAGAAATACTTGAAAAGAATTATTCAAACAGAGTTACTGTGAAAATATCAGCAAATGATGAAATTGAGCATGAACTAAATGGTTTGCAGAAAATAATAGTAATAAAAATGTAA
- a CDS encoding site-2 protease family protein: MKIVKNYYDRFKVLNPRYSEVKLGIIAAIIIYFIARIFFTTKISRDMIISFAVFVISMTLHEVAHGYVAYKFGDDTAKRKGRITLNPLKHIDLTGIILPILILLSGFKFLVGWAKPVPVNFYNLRPHRLGLFCVAIAGIVVNFTLALISLVLLKFLGKHLDIENIFMTILLYIYLINLLLGLFNLIPITPLDGGRIVYSFSGEKVREFYNKIERYGILIIFVIVYFGSSFLTHGFLEIVEFFLRLAGINISLFL, from the coding sequence GTGAAAATAGTAAAAAATTATTATGACAGGTTTAAGGTTTTAAATCCTCGGTATTCAGAAGTAAAACTGGGGATTATCGCTGCAATTATTATTTATTTTATTGCAAGGATTTTTTTTACAACAAAAATTTCAAGGGATATGATAATTTCATTTGCGGTTTTTGTAATATCAATGACTCTTCACGAAGTGGCACACGGATATGTGGCTTATAAATTTGGTGACGATACGGCAAAAAGAAAAGGAAGAATAACATTAAATCCTTTAAAGCATATTGATTTGACGGGAATAATACTGCCGATTCTCATTCTTTTGAGCGGATTTAAATTTTTGGTAGGCTGGGCAAAGCCTGTTCCAGTTAATTTTTATAATTTAAGGCCGCATCGGCTTGGATTATTTTGTGTTGCAATCGCTGGAATAGTGGTAAACTTCACTCTTGCGCTAATTTCGCTTGTGCTGTTGAAATTTTTAGGAAAGCATCTGGATATTGAGAATATTTTTATGACGATTCTGCTTTACATATATTTAATAAATCTTTTGCTTGGATTGTTTAACTTGATACCAATAACGCCGCTGGATGGAGGGAGAATAGTTTATTCTTTTTCAGGGGAGAAAGTTAGGGAGTTTTATAATAAAATTGAAAGATACGGGATTTTAATTATTTTTGTAATTGTTTATTTTGGAAGTTCATTTTTAACACACGGCTTTTTGGAAATTGTGGAATTTTTTTTACGACTGGCAGGAATAAATATCAGCTTGTTTCTTTAA
- a CDS encoding AAA family ATPase, protein MLLSKYLYDYYGKKVILLIDEYDNPIIKAHENGHYNKAINFFKGFYKSTVKGNDYVEMVVMTGVLRVAKEGIFSELNNMEVHTVLEEGCRSGD, encoded by the coding sequence ATGCTTTTGTCTAAGTATTTGTATGATTATTATGGTAAAAAAGTAATTCTGCTTATAGATGAGTATGACAATCCAATAATAAAGGCACATGAAAATGGACATTATAATAAGGCAATTAATTTTTTCAAAGGCTTTTACAAAAGTACAGTTAAGGGAAATGACTATGTTGAAATGGTTGTAATGACTGGAGTTTTGAGAGTTGCAAAAGAAGGGATTTTTTCTGAATTGAATAATATGGAAGTACATACAGTTTTGGAAGAAGGATGTAGAAGTGGGGATTGA
- a CDS encoding UDP-N-acetylmuramoyl-L-alanyl-D-glutamate--2,6-diaminopimelate ligase gives MYKIFKDVEHRVLKEGKNFEIKGIEYDSRKIEKDFVFVAMAGSVADGHDFIQKAIDSGAKMIIVEKNVTMAEYENADDVTFVLVEDIRKKLGTIASNYYDYPQDKIKIIGITGTNGKTTSSFILENILENTARIGTTGNRILDEEFETLNTTPESLELIKLIDKSVKRGADYFIMEVSSHALEIGRVDMLQFDSAIFTNLTQDHLDFHKTMENYFNAKKKLFSMLRNDKKNNGTGVINIDDEYGSKIYSEKKSSNYISIGVRNEEADIWGDIVNYTNNGMKVKIDLKNYLEKTNPRLKDINEEQKEEYKFEVDLVGEYNLYNILGCVASALSLGIEMSYIVKKLEKMPPVPGRFETIKNDLEVRIVVDFAHTDDGLLNVGKTLKQITDNQVITIFGAGGDRDHEKRPKMAKAAAKFSDYIILTSDNPRTENPVKILADIEKGLIEEKYPFDKYLIIADRKRAIKHGMKLLQKGDSLLIAGKGHETYQIIGTEKTHFDDREVVRDILEEME, from the coding sequence ATGTATAAAATATTTAAAGATGTAGAGCATAGAGTGCTTAAAGAGGGAAAAAACTTTGAAATAAAGGGTATTGAGTATGATTCACGAAAAATCGAGAAAGACTTCGTATTTGTGGCAATGGCTGGAAGTGTGGCAGATGGGCATGATTTTATTCAGAAGGCAATTGACAGCGGAGCCAAGATGATTATTGTGGAAAAAAATGTGACTATGGCTGAGTATGAGAATGCTGATGATGTAACTTTTGTTTTAGTGGAAGACATAAGAAAAAAACTAGGGACAATAGCATCAAATTATTATGATTATCCGCAAGATAAAATAAAAATTATTGGAATTACGGGAACAAACGGGAAAACTACATCAAGTTTTATTTTAGAAAACATTTTGGAAAATACAGCTAGAATAGGGACAACAGGAAACCGTATTTTAGACGAGGAATTTGAAACATTAAATACGACTCCTGAATCGCTGGAACTAATAAAATTAATTGATAAAAGTGTAAAAAGAGGAGCAGATTACTTTATAATGGAAGTCAGCTCGCACGCATTGGAAATTGGACGTGTGGATATGCTGCAATTTGATTCTGCAATATTTACGAATTTGACACAGGATCATCTGGATTTTCATAAGACAATGGAAAATTATTTTAATGCCAAGAAAAAATTATTCTCAATGTTGAGAAATGACAAAAAAAATAACGGGACAGGCGTAATTAACATTGATGATGAATATGGATCAAAAATTTATTCTGAAAAAAAATCCAGCAACTATATTTCGATAGGTGTGAGAAATGAAGAAGCTGACATCTGGGGAGATATTGTAAATTATACAAATAACGGAATGAAAGTGAAAATAGACTTAAAAAATTATTTAGAAAAAACAAATCCTCGTTTAAAGGATATAAATGAAGAGCAAAAGGAAGAATACAAATTTGAAGTCGATTTAGTCGGAGAATATAATTTATATAATATTCTTGGCTGTGTGGCTTCTGCATTGTCACTTGGCATTGAAATGAGCTATATTGTGAAAAAACTGGAAAAAATGCCGCCTGTACCAGGAAGATTTGAAACAATAAAAAATGATTTGGAAGTACGGATTGTAGTTGACTTTGCACATACAGACGACGGGCTTTTAAATGTCGGAAAAACTTTAAAGCAAATCACAGATAATCAGGTAATAACAATATTTGGCGCAGGTGGTGACAGAGATCACGAAAAACGTCCAAAAATGGCAAAAGCAGCCGCAAAATTCAGCGATTACATCATTCTGACTTCAGACAATCCCCGTACAGAAAACCCGGTAAAAATTTTAGCGGATATAGAAAAAGGGCTTATTGAAGAAAAATATCCATTTGACAAATATTTAATTATCGCTGACAGAAAAAGAGCAATAAAACACGGTATGAAATTACTTCAAAAAGGCGACAGCCTGTTAATCGCAGGAAAAGGGCATGAAACTTATCAAATAATCGGAACTGAAAAAACGCATTTTGATGATAGGGAAGTTGTGAGAGATATTTTGGAAGAGATGGAGTAA
- the glmS gene encoding glutamine--fructose-6-phosphate transaminase (isomerizing) — protein sequence MCGIVGYIGAKNAQEFVIDGLEKLEYRGYDSAGIAVNTGNEKFEIVKKVGKLQNLADELKKHPLSGTVAIGHTRWATHGKPSDENSHPHFNKDKTLVVVHNGIIENYLELKKDLIAKGYEFVSETDTEVVAHLLDSLYEGDLLEAVKKLLKIIKGAYALGMMSISEPDRIIAARKESPLIVGLGKGENFIASDIPAILKYTRDVYLIENNEIVEIKKDSVKIMDTEGNEIKRDVTHVEWDLEAASKGGYEYFMEKEIHEQPEVLVKTLNSRVDENYNINFDNTGLTKEYLSGINDIYIVACGTAYHAGLAGKHIIEKKTRIRVDVDIASEFRYRNPVIDDKALVIVLSQSGETLDTLEAMKEAKRHGARVVAITNVVGSSIAREADHVIYTWAGPEIAVASTKAYTTQMVILNLMAIDFAYKFGKITKDEAVEDIKKLYDVEQSIQKMLEYDEKIKNVADKIKDSESMFYLGRGLDYVIAVEGALKSKEISYIHSEAFASGELKHGTIALITDGVPVVVNVTQSDLFEKSVSNIKEVTSRGAYVIAIAKEGNTVVEEVADEVFYIPDVADDYAGFPTIVIHQLLAYYLSKLKGNDVDKPRNLAKSVTVE from the coding sequence ATGTGTGGAATTGTAGGTTACATTGGAGCGAAAAATGCTCAGGAATTTGTTATTGATGGGTTGGAAAAATTGGAGTACAGAGGGTATGATTCGGCTGGGATTGCTGTTAATACTGGAAATGAAAAATTTGAGATTGTGAAAAAAGTTGGAAAATTGCAGAATTTGGCTGATGAGCTGAAAAAACATCCGCTTTCAGGGACAGTTGCGATAGGGCATACAAGATGGGCGACTCATGGTAAGCCATCTGATGAAAATTCACATCCTCATTTTAACAAGGATAAGACATTAGTCGTTGTTCACAATGGAATTATTGAAAATTATCTGGAACTAAAAAAAGATTTAATTGCCAAAGGATATGAGTTTGTTTCTGAAACTGATACGGAAGTTGTGGCACATTTGCTAGATAGCCTTTATGAAGGTGATTTATTAGAAGCTGTAAAAAAATTGTTAAAAATTATTAAAGGTGCGTATGCGCTAGGAATGATGTCAATTTCAGAGCCTGACAGAATTATCGCTGCGAGAAAAGAAAGTCCGTTAATAGTAGGTTTAGGGAAAGGTGAGAATTTTATTGCTTCTGACATTCCAGCAATTTTGAAATATACAAGAGATGTATATTTGATTGAAAATAATGAAATCGTGGAAATAAAAAAAGATTCTGTAAAAATTATGGATACTGAAGGAAATGAGATAAAAAGAGATGTAACACACGTTGAGTGGGATTTGGAAGCAGCTTCAAAAGGTGGGTATGAATATTTTATGGAAAAAGAAATTCATGAGCAGCCAGAAGTGCTTGTAAAAACTTTAAACAGCAGAGTTGATGAAAATTATAATATTAATTTTGATAATACGGGGCTTACAAAGGAATATTTGAGCGGAATCAATGATATTTATATCGTGGCTTGCGGAACTGCTTATCACGCCGGGCTTGCCGGAAAGCATATTATTGAGAAAAAAACAAGAATCCGTGTGGATGTTGACATTGCGTCAGAATTTAGATATAGAAACCCTGTGATTGATGATAAAGCATTGGTTATTGTGTTAAGCCAGTCTGGAGAAACTTTAGATACGCTTGAGGCTATGAAAGAAGCGAAAAGACATGGGGCAAGAGTTGTTGCAATTACAAATGTAGTTGGCTCTTCGATAGCAAGAGAAGCGGATCACGTTATTTACACTTGGGCAGGGCCTGAAATCGCTGTTGCTTCTACAAAGGCGTACACTACTCAAATGGTAATTTTAAATTTGATGGCAATTGATTTTGCATATAAATTTGGAAAAATTACAAAAGATGAAGCAGTTGAAGATATTAAGAAATTGTATGATGTGGAGCAAAGTATTCAGAAAATGCTGGAATATGACGAAAAAATAAAAAATGTCGCAGACAAGATTAAAGATAGCGAAAGCATGTTCTATCTTGGACGTGGGCTTGACTATGTAATCGCTGTGGAAGGGGCGTTAAAATCCAAGGAAATTTCGTATATTCATTCAGAGGCTTTTGCTTCAGGGGAATTAAAACATGGTACAATTGCACTTATTACAGATGGAGTGCCAGTTGTTGTAAACGTTACACAGTCTGATTTGTTTGAAAAATCAGTATCAAATATAAAGGAAGTTACTTCAAGAGGAGCCTACGTTATCGCAATTGCAAAAGAAGGAAATACAGTTGTGGAAGAAGTGGCGGATGAAGTGTTCTATATTCCAGATGTGGCAGATGATTACGCAGGATTTCCAACAATCGTGATTCATCAGCTATTAGCATACTATTTATCAAAGTTAAAAGGAAATGATGTTGATAAGCCAAGAAACTTGGCAAAATCAGTAACTGTGGAATAA